From the Candidatus Zixiibacteriota bacterium genome, one window contains:
- a CDS encoding sigma-70 family RNA polymerase sigma factor — MNLNDLYNSARSGQPTAQEDLFRDLSVRLRVIANQKIWDENDAEDVAQEALAYIAREYSKIEIRTSFAAWAAKVLDNRVLSYIKAKRTQKERVEALPDTEQYSAIGDSDAELKVTLLDCLKKIAQSNPRYARIINLHYQGYTTEEVCGRLNMTPNHSYVALSRARSMLTACLEKGGVEL, encoded by the coding sequence ATGAACCTCAACGACCTCTATAATTCGGCCCGCTCCGGTCAGCCAACAGCCCAGGAGGATCTTTTTCGAGATCTTTCTGTAAGATTGCGGGTTATTGCGAACCAAAAGATCTGGGACGAAAACGACGCCGAAGATGTAGCCCAGGAAGCGCTGGCCTATATCGCACGAGAGTACTCAAAGATCGAAATCCGCACCAGTTTTGCAGCCTGGGCGGCCAAGGTTCTGGACAATCGGGTTTTGAGTTACATTAAAGCCAAGCGTACTCAGAAAGAGAGAGTCGAAGCATTGCCCGACACCGAACAGTATTCGGCTATTGGAGATTCTGATGCCGAACTCAAAGTGACTTTATTGGATTGTCTGAAGAAGATCGCTCAGTCCAATCCGCGCTATGCTCGTATCATCAACCTGCATTACCAGGGCTACACCACCGAGGAAGTTTGCGGTCGGCTGAACATGACGCCCAACCACTCTTACGTGGCCTTGTCGCGAGCCCGCTCGATGTTGACCGCCTGTCTTGAGAAAGGGGGTGTCGAGCTATGA
- a CDS encoding ATP-binding cassette domain-containing protein yields MISLKQISRSYDGQSTWAVRDVTCEIATGELVVLLGESGCGKTTTLKMINRLIALSSGSIAIEERDIMQTDAVTLRRKIGYVFQEIGLFPHMTISENVGVVPKLLGWSQSEVSDRVDELMHLVGLTPTEYGARYPRELSGGQQQRVGVARALAARPKLMLMDEPFGALDPITRAELSDEFRKLQRELKLTVVMVTHDMTEALTLADRIAVMKQGRILAMGTPQQLLASGHDPYVEKLLDTPRRQAERLAAIITKDPKA; encoded by the coding sequence ATGATATCGCTTAAGCAGATATCCAGGTCCTACGATGGCCAATCCACCTGGGCGGTGCGCGATGTCACCTGCGAGATAGCGACGGGTGAACTTGTAGTGCTCCTGGGGGAATCCGGCTGCGGCAAGACGACCACGTTGAAAATGATCAACCGGCTCATTGCGTTGTCATCGGGCAGCATCGCCATCGAAGAGCGCGACATCATGCAGACCGATGCGGTCACTCTACGTCGCAAGATCGGCTATGTTTTTCAGGAGATCGGGCTTTTTCCACACATGACGATTTCGGAAAATGTCGGTGTCGTGCCCAAACTGCTCGGCTGGTCGCAATCGGAAGTGTCGGACCGGGTCGACGAATTGATGCACCTGGTGGGTCTGACGCCGACCGAGTATGGGGCTCGGTACCCTCGTGAGCTTTCCGGTGGACAGCAGCAACGAGTCGGTGTTGCCCGCGCTCTGGCGGCACGGCCCAAACTGATGCTGATGGATGAACCATTCGGCGCCCTTGATCCGATCACACGGGCCGAGCTTTCCGATGAATTCCGAAAGTTGCAGCGCGAACTGAAACTAACGGTGGTCATGGTCACGCACGATATGACCGAAGCGTTGACCCTGGCCGACCGCATCGCAGTTATGAAACAAGGACGCATACTGGCCATGGGGACGCCGCAGCAACTGCTGGCCTCAGGTCACGACCCGTATGTCGAAAAACTTCTGGACACCCCCCGGCGGCAGGCGGAACGGCTGGCGGCGATTATCACGAAGGACCCCAAGGCGTGA
- a CDS encoding ABC transporter permease/substrate-binding protein produces the protein MNNQAIMPQLELLPEYLGNHLLLTLLALSAGILVCVPFGLMVTRIRVLQWPLLTIAGVLQTIPGLALLALMVPLLGTIGFAPAVLALILYSFLPILRNTVTGVNSVDPAVTEAARGIGMTDRQMLVKVELPLALPVIIAGIRTAAVWVVGTATLATPVGATSLGNYVFSGLQTQNVVAIIVGCIAAALLAICIDQLIRLAELAVTRRSRLLGSLVGIAALVLLVVSLIPVLPSSRASGSSEPVVVGSKPFTEQYLLAQVIATRLKEAGLPVDLRSGMGSIILFEALAGGSVDCYVDYTGTIWTNVMKRTDMPSRDTILSEMTTWLKQEHGIVCLGPVGFENTYALAVKRTLAEQHNLRTIADLAPVSGNMAMGSDYEFFQRPEWQALVDTYGLKFEELVTLDPTLMYSAINQQQVEVISAYSTDGRIVAFDLTALADPGQALPPYDAVLLLSPQAAQRPDVVVQLRKLVGAIDDDLMRTGNKLVDVDHASVDSAAVVLNRSIETANK, from the coding sequence GTGAACAACCAAGCGATCATGCCGCAACTGGAACTGCTCCCGGAGTATTTGGGCAATCATCTGTTGCTCACTCTGCTGGCGCTGAGCGCCGGTATTCTGGTATGCGTACCTTTCGGACTCATGGTCACCCGGATCAGAGTTCTGCAATGGCCTTTGCTTACCATCGCCGGTGTCTTGCAGACGATTCCGGGGCTGGCCTTGCTGGCGCTGATGGTTCCTCTTTTGGGGACCATTGGATTTGCCCCGGCTGTACTGGCCTTGATTCTGTATAGTTTCCTGCCCATTTTGCGCAACACGGTAACCGGTGTTAACTCTGTTGATCCGGCCGTAACAGAAGCCGCTCGCGGCATCGGCATGACCGACCGTCAGATGCTGGTCAAAGTGGAACTACCGCTGGCCCTGCCGGTGATAATCGCCGGGATTCGCACGGCCGCGGTCTGGGTGGTAGGTACCGCTACCTTGGCCACCCCGGTCGGTGCCACGTCGCTCGGCAATTATGTTTTCAGCGGTCTGCAAACACAGAACGTCGTAGCTATAATAGTGGGATGCATCGCTGCCGCCTTGCTGGCCATCTGTATCGATCAACTCATTCGTCTGGCCGAACTGGCCGTGACCAGGCGCAGTAGACTACTTGGTTCACTTGTCGGCATTGCCGCGCTGGTTCTGCTGGTTGTCTCGTTGATTCCGGTATTGCCGAGTTCGAGGGCATCTGGTTCCTCCGAACCGGTTGTCGTCGGGAGCAAGCCTTTCACCGAGCAGTACCTTCTCGCTCAAGTGATAGCCACCCGCCTAAAAGAAGCCGGTTTGCCGGTCGATCTCCGTTCGGGTATGGGCTCGATAATTCTGTTTGAAGCCCTGGCCGGCGGTTCGGTCGATTGTTACGTTGATTACACCGGCACCATCTGGACCAATGTAATGAAGCGAACCGATATGCCTTCGCGCGACACCATCCTTAGCGAGATGACTACATGGCTTAAGCAAGAACATGGAATCGTCTGCCTGGGACCGGTCGGATTCGAAAACACCTATGCCCTGGCTGTCAAGCGCACCCTGGCCGAACAACACAACCTGCGAACAATTGCCGACCTGGCCCCGGTATCCGGCAATATGGCCATGGGTAGCGACTACGAGTTTTTCCAGCGTCCGGAATGGCAGGCGCTGGTAGATACCTATGGCCTTAAGTTTGAAGAATTGGTCACGCTCGATCCCACATTAATGTACTCAGCGATCAACCAACAGCAAGTCGAGGTAATATCGGCTTACTCCACCGACGGCCGCATTGTCGCCTTTGATCTGACCGCGCTTGCCGACCCCGGCCAGGCCTTGCCGCCTTACGATGCCGTGCTTCTGCTTTCGCCACAGGCGGCGCAAAGGCCGGATGTGGTTGTACAGTTACGAAAACTCGTTGGCGCCATCGATGACGACCTCATGCGAACCGGTAACAAACTGGTCGATGTCGACCATGCTTCGGTAGACAGTGCCGCCGTCGTTTTGAACAGGTCGATTGAGACGGCCAACAAATAG
- a CDS encoding FlgO family outer membrane protein, which translates to MSSCSQKRFQSMLHHYELKLLSDDEQLQFEAHLLECDHCLEEVKRFQRVARLMTHDVDVRDTVRKLDDGVTVEPELASQKSWFSWSRLVPTSAIAVVVLVFLVLKDWQVDIRPSQEAFAVENRLAVMPFENMSDSEDADRMGEIATNLLITDLSQSRFVQVLSSQSLDDILQKAGADSEADTEAVPLEAARKAQAQWMLQGAIVQTEPSVIVTTQLIEVADGAIVASHRVDGQPGEDVFAVIDRLTVEIKSDLSLPSDAKREEDRSIADVTTNSVDAYKYYIDGMRYQASFYAKEAIAAFHRALEYDSTFAMVYYYLAEIENRNLIEQAVLYSEGASWKEQRYILAKQAATAYDNNGAIAYLKEIIERFPDEKNALMRLAMNEYAMARFDEAAEHFMDVVRIDPDDKGAFNQLAYTFSAMENLDSAIWAANKYIELAPDEANPYDSRGDLYAVRGKLDEAIESFKMALEVKPDFYASLEKLGHMYVFQGEHERADSVYRRLEQLDDDALRSWSRYFLAYGTLRRGRRREALGILDQGIVRCRDENLLHEQCHLYRMKALIYEDMGQFDRALIELDSCFAFYALKYPNDHLSFQDIRARLLAQLGEHDKALQVTEQLRRTLIDRGARLGRYDYAAAITAWYRGDEDEALIFADKYAPTYENKFGYGRRYTLARLYFDAGRLEDAITEFENQVRDLECSRLYWGAFNVRTYYYLGRAYEQSHWYERAIAQYRTFLELWGSGDEDIEEINDARERLARLESES; encoded by the coding sequence ATGAGCAGTTGTTCCCAGAAACGTTTTCAGTCGATGTTACATCATTATGAACTCAAGCTGTTGAGCGATGATGAACAGTTGCAGTTTGAAGCCCACCTGCTGGAGTGCGATCACTGTTTGGAGGAAGTGAAGCGGTTTCAACGGGTGGCCAGACTGATGACTCACGATGTCGATGTTCGCGATACTGTCCGGAAGCTGGATGACGGTGTGACCGTTGAGCCTGAACTTGCCTCACAAAAGAGCTGGTTTAGCTGGTCGCGACTGGTGCCGACTTCGGCCATCGCAGTCGTGGTTCTTGTCTTTCTGGTGTTGAAAGATTGGCAAGTGGACATACGTCCATCGCAGGAAGCTTTCGCGGTGGAGAATCGTCTGGCCGTCATGCCGTTTGAAAACATGAGCGACTCAGAAGACGCAGATCGTATGGGGGAAATCGCCACCAATTTACTGATCACCGATCTGTCGCAATCGCGATTCGTACAGGTGCTATCCAGCCAAAGCCTGGATGACATTCTACAAAAAGCTGGTGCCGACTCAGAAGCTGACACCGAAGCTGTTCCTCTTGAAGCGGCGCGCAAGGCGCAGGCCCAGTGGATGTTGCAGGGTGCAATCGTCCAGACTGAACCTTCAGTGATAGTTACGACGCAACTCATTGAAGTGGCTGACGGCGCCATTGTCGCTTCGCATCGTGTCGATGGCCAACCGGGCGAAGACGTCTTTGCCGTTATCGATCGTCTCACCGTTGAGATTAAGAGCGATTTGAGCTTGCCTTCGGACGCAAAGCGGGAAGAGGATAGATCGATTGCCGACGTTACCACCAATTCTGTTGATGCTTACAAGTACTACATAGACGGCATGCGATACCAGGCCAGCTTTTACGCAAAAGAAGCGATCGCCGCCTTTCACCGGGCGCTCGAATACGACTCCACTTTTGCCATGGTCTATTATTACCTGGCTGAAATCGAGAACCGAAATCTGATCGAACAGGCGGTGCTTTATTCAGAAGGGGCCAGTTGGAAAGAACAGCGCTACATCCTGGCCAAGCAGGCGGCAACAGCCTATGACAACAATGGGGCCATCGCCTATCTGAAGGAGATCATCGAACGTTTTCCTGATGAAAAGAATGCGCTGATGCGGTTGGCCATGAACGAGTACGCCATGGCTCGGTTTGACGAAGCCGCCGAACACTTTATGGACGTAGTCAGAATCGATCCCGACGACAAGGGCGCGTTTAACCAGTTGGCTTACACCTTTAGCGCCATGGAAAACCTGGACTCGGCTATCTGGGCGGCTAACAAGTATATCGAGCTGGCCCCCGACGAAGCCAACCCATACGATTCGCGCGGTGATCTCTACGCCGTGCGCGGCAAACTGGATGAGGCTATTGAATCGTTCAAGATGGCTCTTGAGGTCAAGCCGGACTTCTATGCATCGCTGGAAAAACTCGGACACATGTATGTCTTCCAAGGTGAACACGAACGAGCCGACTCGGTATACCGTCGGTTGGAACAACTCGATGATGATGCTTTGCGTTCCTGGTCGCGATACTTCCTTGCCTATGGCACCTTGCGCCGGGGGCGACGGCGGGAGGCGCTGGGAATACTCGACCAGGGAATCGTGCGCTGTCGGGATGAAAACCTTCTGCATGAACAATGCCACCTGTATCGCATGAAGGCGCTCATATATGAAGACATGGGACAGTTCGACCGGGCGCTAATTGAGCTTGACAGTTGCTTTGCCTTTTACGCGCTGAAGTACCCCAACGATCACTTGTCTTTCCAGGATATCCGAGCCCGCCTACTGGCTCAATTGGGGGAGCATGACAAAGCCTTGCAAGTCACCGAACAATTGCGCCGGACATTGATCGACAGGGGCGCCCGGTTGGGCAGGTATGACTACGCGGCGGCTATTACAGCCTGGTATCGCGGCGATGAAGATGAAGCCCTGATATTCGCCGACAAGTATGCACCCACCTATGAAAACAAGTTCGGCTACGGACGACGGTACACCCTGGCCCGGCTGTATTTCGACGCCGGTCGTTTGGAGGATGCCATCACCGAGTTTGAGAATCAGGTGAGGGACCTTGAGTGTTCACGTTTGTACTGGGGTGCTTTCAACGTGCGCACCTACTACTACCTTGGCCGTGCTTACGAGCAGTCGCACTGGTACGAACGAGCCATTGCGCAGTACCGTACTTTTCTTGAGTTGTGGGGTAGCGGCGACGAGGACATCGAAGAGATCAACGACGCCCGTGAGCGCCTGGCGCGACTTGAGAGTGAGTCGTAG
- a CDS encoding cytochrome c3 family protein: MMNKIKTVALTTLTLLAFVGTLKAQTDAGCVTSECHAEIGTKEFVHGPVGATICTVCHVKQGGKDHKFKLYLEKEELCLACHEAKRDMMLEEHLHTPLVEGNCVGCHDPHQSDHRYTLKGRAADLCFQCHDRAKFTDEHVHGPVAEGDCNICHNPHASPYEQQLVDPPDQICYRCHAEKIEEMQKRHVHPPAAEKCINCHDPHAGPEKSMLGQLMPDLCFGCHGEVGIEDVPHPPVAQGQCESCHDPHSSDNPRLFLKPGTELCFSCHTDLGQYVADQSYLHGPVKQGDCNACHDPHGSDHSRILKKFFPKEFYMPYQTENYALCFECHNKTVALDPKTKKLTDFRDGERNLHFVHVNKDPKGRSCRSCHQVHATDQHKHIRRSVPFGSMAWDLPVKYTKLEDGGRCEVGCHAVKEYHR; this comes from the coding sequence ATGATGAATAAGATAAAGACAGTTGCTCTGACAACCCTGACGCTCCTCGCTTTTGTGGGGACGCTTAAGGCACAAACCGACGCCGGCTGTGTAACCTCCGAGTGCCACGCCGAGATCGGAACCAAGGAATTCGTGCATGGACCGGTAGGAGCCACAATCTGTACCGTTTGCCATGTTAAGCAGGGGGGTAAAGACCACAAGTTCAAACTCTACCTGGAGAAAGAAGAACTCTGCCTGGCCTGCCATGAGGCCAAGCGAGACATGATGCTGGAAGAGCACCTTCACACGCCACTGGTTGAGGGTAACTGCGTCGGTTGTCACGACCCACACCAGAGTGACCACCGTTACACGCTGAAAGGTCGCGCCGCCGACCTCTGCTTTCAATGTCATGACCGCGCCAAGTTTACCGATGAACATGTGCACGGACCGGTAGCCGAGGGAGATTGCAATATCTGCCACAACCCCCACGCCTCACCCTATGAACAACAGTTGGTCGATCCGCCGGATCAGATTTGTTACCGATGTCACGCTGAAAAAATCGAGGAGATGCAAAAACGACATGTCCATCCTCCGGCCGCCGAAAAATGTATCAACTGCCACGATCCGCATGCCGGCCCCGAGAAGAGTATGTTGGGCCAACTCATGCCGGACTTGTGCTTTGGCTGTCACGGTGAAGTCGGTATCGAGGACGTGCCGCACCCGCCGGTGGCCCAGGGTCAGTGCGAATCATGCCACGACCCGCACTCCTCGGATAACCCTCGTCTGTTCCTGAAGCCCGGAACCGAACTCTGTTTTTCGTGCCACACCGACCTGGGACAATATGTGGCCGACCAGAGCTATCTGCACGGACCGGTCAAACAGGGAGACTGCAACGCCTGCCACGACCCGCACGGCAGTGATCACAGTCGTATCCTCAAGAAGTTTTTCCCCAAAGAGTTTTACATGCCGTACCAGACTGAGAACTATGCCCTCTGTTTCGAGTGTCACAACAAAACCGTAGCCCTGGACCCCAAGACCAAAAAGTTGACGGATTTCCGTGACGGCGAACGTAACCTGCACTTCGTCCATGTCAACAAAGATCCCAAGGGTCGCAGTTGCCGGTCATGCCATCAGGTCCACGCCACTGACCAACACAAACATATCAGGCGGTCCGTGCCGTTCGGTTCTATGGCTTGGGACCTGCCGGTAAAATACACCAAACTTGAGGATGGCGGCCGATGCGAGGTTGGCTGTCATGCTGTTAAGGAGTATCACCGTTGA
- a CDS encoding redoxin domain-containing protein — MLALICLFTAPAAAAFRHLTEGMDAPDFTGKDITSGQKIEFSRLIKSNLVIVVFWSTWSPRSLQQLTDLKAVLAKYEGHPVKVVAVNVNAPKLTPASRALIEKTVVDLNLPFDVIIDDGLKIFYSYGVIAVPSTAVVDTSGAIRYGPSGYSLATRDIIVDSIEMFLGLSQPDTVITFFRRYRPTRRATRYYNMAVNLKQRGMFERALSSLDSAQVSDANFAAVHSLRGQIYLHLDKLPEAAEAFEASIQLDSASVPTWAGWGQALLKSGQIEAAKEKLNMSLSIEDTYTPALMDLGLCWAETDSLDHAIENLERAAELNQMDPQIHYYLGRLYQKAGDSAKTIQSYVKALSIHYPGE; from the coding sequence ATGCTGGCCCTTATCTGTCTGTTTACGGCCCCGGCTGCCGCCGCCTTTCGCCATCTTACCGAGGGCATGGATGCACCCGACTTCACCGGCAAGGATATCACCAGCGGCCAGAAAATAGAATTCAGCCGACTGATCAAAAGCAACCTGGTAATCGTGGTTTTCTGGTCGACCTGGTCGCCCCGTTCGCTGCAGCAACTTACCGACCTGAAGGCTGTCCTGGCCAAGTATGAGGGCCATCCTGTCAAAGTTGTGGCCGTCAACGTCAACGCTCCCAAACTAACTCCCGCCTCCCGCGCCTTAATCGAAAAAACTGTCGTCGATCTGAACCTGCCCTTTGACGTTATCATTGATGACGGCCTCAAGATATTCTACAGTTATGGTGTGATCGCGGTACCCTCAACCGCCGTGGTCGATACATCCGGCGCTATACGCTATGGTCCCAGCGGCTACTCGCTGGCCACCAGGGACATTATAGTCGATTCTATTGAGATGTTTCTGGGACTCAGCCAACCTGACACGGTCATTACTTTCTTCCGTCGCTACCGCCCCACCCGGCGAGCCACCCGCTACTATAATATGGCTGTTAATCTCAAACAGCGCGGGATGTTCGAACGGGCTCTGTCCAGCCTGGACTCGGCTCAAGTGTCCGACGCCAATTTTGCTGCCGTGCATTCTCTGCGCGGTCAGATTTATCTTCACCTGGACAAACTGCCCGAGGCTGCAGAAGCCTTCGAAGCCTCAATCCAACTCGATAGCGCTTCGGTCCCCACCTGGGCCGGTTGGGGACAGGCCCTGTTGAAATCAGGCCAGATCGAGGCGGCCAAGGAAAAACTAAACATGTCGCTATCTATTGAGGATACGTACACACCGGCTCTGATGGATCTGGGTCTGTGCTGGGCTGAGACTGACAGCCTGGATCATGCTATCGAGAATCTCGAAAGAGCGGCCGAGCTGAATCAGATGGACCCGCAGATTCACTATTACCTGGGTCGGCTCTACCAAAAAGCCGGGGACTCAGCCAAGACGATTCAATCATACGTGAAAGCGTTATCAATTCATTATCCGGGCGAGTAA
- a CDS encoding tetratricopeptide repeat protein — MNRSVGICIMFLALLLAAALPKNTNAQDASASDAREIKKQVRKMLKSGTDFFDEGLVDSATAQFQGVLALDSVNPDAFYYLARVTLTHGDSAATLADLKEAVVKAPRSFRLKRFLARMHLALNEPAEAQKLAEEVLMIRQRDGEALYLKGCALLMAGDSAQAVQILGQALEITEARGKK; from the coding sequence ATGAACCGTTCAGTCGGTATCTGTATCATGTTTTTGGCGCTTCTGCTTGCGGCCGCTTTGCCCAAGAATACGAACGCCCAGGATGCCTCTGCCTCGGACGCCCGTGAAATCAAGAAACAGGTGCGCAAAATGCTGAAGAGTGGTACGGACTTTTTCGACGAAGGACTGGTCGACTCCGCCACAGCTCAGTTCCAGGGCGTCCTTGCGCTGGATTCGGTCAATCCTGATGCCTTTTACTACCTCGCCCGCGTAACTCTCACCCATGGTGACAGCGCGGCCACCCTGGCCGATCTGAAAGAGGCCGTGGTTAAAGCGCCGCGCTCGTTTCGACTCAAGCGGTTTCTCGCCCGAATGCACCTGGCCCTGAACGAGCCGGCCGAGGCGCAGAAACTGGCCGAAGAGGTGTTGATGATCCGTCAGCGAGACGGCGAGGCTCTCTATCTGAAAGGTTGCGCCCTGCTTATGGCCGGAGATTCCGCACAGGCGGTCCAGATACTGGGGCAGGCCCTGGAGATCACCGAAGCCAGGGGCAAGAAATAA
- the egtD gene encoding L-histidine N(alpha)-methyltransferase yields MQQIHVLNRTDNGATFTDCEAFALDVLVGLSEARKSIPTIYHYDAEGSRLFDLITRLPEYYPTRCEHETLERNKAKIAGYAAATPFNLVEFGPGDGSKTRIIIEELLGRKAEFQYVPIDISKAALEGLLEDYRLRYPDLNINGLVCDYFEGITWLGNSSHRSNFVLFLGSNIGNFNHRDARFFLRNLWNCLSNNDHLLIGFDLKKDIDLLEKAYNDSEGVTAEFNINMLRRINTELGGQFDTSKFRHFGTYDVFTGAMESYLVSTVAQDVFIEMIGRSFHFDPWEPIHVEYSYKYHDADINGLAADTGFSVVEHLFDGKRYFTDSVWQVNKVEVDSTESKQ; encoded by the coding sequence GTGCAGCAGATTCATGTTCTAAACAGAACCGACAACGGCGCCACCTTCACCGACTGTGAAGCTTTTGCACTGGATGTTCTGGTCGGGCTGTCGGAAGCCCGCAAGTCTATCCCGACTATCTACCACTACGACGCCGAAGGCAGCCGATTGTTCGACCTGATCACCCGGTTGCCGGAGTACTATCCCACGCGATGTGAGCATGAAACCCTCGAACGTAACAAAGCCAAGATCGCCGGCTATGCCGCCGCAACACCGTTCAACCTGGTGGAATTCGGTCCCGGCGACGGCAGCAAAACACGCATCATCATCGAGGAACTTCTTGGGCGGAAGGCGGAGTTTCAATATGTCCCCATTGATATTTCAAAAGCTGCGCTGGAGGGCCTGCTCGAGGACTATCGCCTGCGCTATCCCGACCTGAACATCAACGGTCTGGTGTGTGATTACTTCGAGGGTATTACGTGGCTTGGTAACAGTTCACACCGCTCCAATTTCGTTCTCTTTCTCGGCTCCAACATCGGCAACTTCAATCATCGCGATGCACGGTTCTTTTTGCGCAATCTGTGGAACTGTCTCAGCAACAACGACCACCTGTTAATCGGCTTCGACCTCAAAAAAGATATCGACTTGCTCGAAAAGGCATACAACGATTCAGAGGGTGTCACCGCAGAATTCAACATCAACATGCTGAGGCGCATCAACACAGAACTCGGCGGGCAGTTCGACACTTCCAAGTTTCGGCACTTTGGCACCTACGACGTGTTTACCGGCGCCATGGAGAGCTATCTGGTCAGCACGGTTGCTCAGGATGTGTTTATCGAGATGATAGGACGGTCGTTTCATTTTGATCCCTGGGAGCCGATTCATGTGGAATACTCATACAAGTATCATGATGCAGACATCAATGGACTGGCTGCCGATACGGGGTTTTCAGTCGTCGAACATCTCTTCGACGGCAAACGATACTTTACCGACTCGGTATGGCAGGTAAACAAGGTGGAAGTTGATTCTACGGAATCAAAACAATAG
- a CDS encoding cytochrome c3 family protein produces MNYLVLTTIVCLSLGSMSAASPDLEILVPDSRVCVNHGHVMIVGKTEATIVDIILDAASYASIPVIDSFFHKQVEFGYGLHEIKIIPVYSGISTSITDTATIEVIYAPKVNFEFKTLYPDYWFHIRELDPVCLDCHDVNYADLDKVEGTESCLSCHVSLRDNFIKHTKGEDETCFLCHDLGADLVAVIDEQTESKNPCFKCHQDKIKSFDQEYVHGPVAGGSCLICHASHGSDNEHLLNLPEDMLCFECHSDVEKQVKALVVHQPFIEGKCGECHDPHSTNNEWILKVKSEAVCLSCHDPEGDLKEHEHPFAVKPKRKLQNHLELTSDGRLECLTCHNAHSSDQTHMVKSDSNLICLGCHMDLL; encoded by the coding sequence TTGAACTACTTGGTACTAACAACAATCGTTTGTCTTAGCCTGGGCAGCATGTCTGCGGCTTCGCCGGACCTGGAGATTCTTGTTCCGGATAGTCGAGTGTGTGTAAATCATGGCCATGTCATGATAGTCGGCAAGACGGAAGCAACGATTGTTGATATCATCCTGGACGCAGCAAGCTATGCCAGCATCCCGGTAATCGACAGTTTCTTCCATAAGCAGGTTGAGTTTGGTTATGGTCTGCACGAAATAAAAATTATCCCTGTCTACTCAGGCATATCCACATCAATAACAGATACTGCAACGATCGAAGTTATATATGCCCCGAAAGTAAATTTCGAGTTCAAGACATTATATCCTGATTATTGGTTCCACATCCGGGAGCTCGACCCCGTGTGCCTGGACTGCCACGATGTAAACTATGCTGATTTGGATAAGGTTGAAGGTACAGAATCCTGTTTGAGCTGCCATGTATCTTTGAGAGACAATTTCATCAAGCATACCAAAGGTGAGGACGAGACATGCTTTTTGTGCCATGACCTTGGTGCGGACCTGGTAGCCGTAATTGACGAACAAACCGAATCAAAGAACCCTTGCTTCAAGTGTCACCAGGACAAGATAAAGTCCTTTGACCAGGAATATGTCCATGGTCCGGTAGCCGGAGGAAGTTGTCTTATCTGCCATGCGAGTCATGGGTCCGATAATGAGCATCTGCTCAATCTACCGGAGGATATGTTGTGCTTTGAGTGTCACAGTGATGTTGAAAAACAGGTGAAGGCTTTGGTTGTCCACCAGCCGTTTATTGAAGGTAAGTGCGGCGAATGTCATGATCCTCATTCAACCAATAATGAGTGGATATTGAAAGTGAAATCTGAAGCGGTTTGCCTATCCTGCCATGATCCCGAGGGTGATCTAAAAGAACATGAACATCCATTTGCCGTGAAACCAAAGAGGAAACTGCAGAACCACCTGGAATTGACATCAGACGGCCGACTGGAATGCCTTACCTGTCACAACGCGCACTCTTCCGACCAAACACACATGGTCAAGTCAGATAGCAACCTCATCTGCTTAGGTTGTCACATGGATTTGTTATGA